Proteins from one Roseovarius nanhaiticus genomic window:
- a CDS encoding alkaline phosphatase family protein, which yields MTARNILFIMCDQLRWDYLDCTGHPSIRTPNIDALAARGLRFDRAYVQSPICGPSRMSFYTGRYVRSHGSTWNMVPLKLGERSLGEYLRPLGLRTVLCGKTHMTADTEGMERLGVSKSSEIGALVAECGFEVWDRLDGVHPTGGKQPSHYNDYLAAQGYDGENPWQDWANSAEDADGTILSGWLMQNARRPARVRAEESETHYTTARAIEFLDQAGDDPWCLHLSYIKPHWPYIAPAPYHEIYGEADVPPAIRAESERADPHPLLAAYQAHRTSKCMSRDEVRRAVIPAYMGLITQIDDQIGVLMRHLEEAGRLDDTLIVFTSDHGDYLGDHWLGEKELFHEQSVRIPLIVVDPDPRAEATRGQINSDLIEAIDLVPTFIEAAGGAVPDHILEGHSLLPLIHGAGNWPREVAVSEYDFAFREARVLLGSAVRDSRAVMLFDGRWKMVHVTGHRPMLFDLESDPQEFTDLGADPAHAATRDRLSAALLRWTERLRNRTTMSDARVEALTEIEMDEGIWIGFYDEADMARGKKAPKGRS from the coding sequence ATGACCGCCCGGAATATCCTCTTCATCATGTGCGACCAGCTGCGCTGGGACTATCTCGACTGCACCGGCCATCCGTCGATCCGCACGCCCAATATCGACGCGCTGGCGGCGCGCGGCCTGCGGTTCGACCGGGCCTATGTGCAATCGCCCATCTGCGGCCCCAGCCGGATGAGTTTCTACACCGGGCGCTATGTGCGCAGCCACGGCTCCACCTGGAACATGGTCCCGCTCAAGCTGGGCGAGCGCAGCTTGGGCGAGTACCTGCGCCCGCTGGGCCTGCGCACGGTGCTGTGTGGCAAGACGCATATGACCGCCGATACCGAGGGGATGGAGCGTCTGGGCGTGTCCAAATCGTCGGAAATCGGCGCGCTGGTGGCCGAATGCGGGTTCGAGGTGTGGGATCGGCTGGACGGCGTGCATCCCACGGGCGGCAAGCAGCCGTCGCATTACAATGACTACCTGGCCGCCCAAGGCTATGACGGCGAAAACCCGTGGCAGGACTGGGCCAATTCCGCCGAGGATGCGGATGGCACGATCCTGTCGGGCTGGCTCATGCAGAACGCACGCCGCCCGGCGCGGGTGCGCGCCGAGGAGTCCGAGACGCATTACACCACCGCCCGCGCCATCGAATTCCTCGATCAGGCGGGCGATGATCCGTGGTGCCTGCACCTGAGCTATATCAAGCCGCACTGGCCCTATATCGCGCCCGCGCCCTATCACGAGATCTATGGCGAGGCGGATGTGCCGCCCGCTATCCGTGCCGAGTCCGAGCGCGCAGATCCCCATCCGCTGCTGGCCGCCTACCAGGCGCATCGCACGTCGAAATGCATGTCCCGCGACGAGGTCCGCCGCGCGGTGATCCCGGCCTATATGGGGCTCATCACCCAGATCGACGACCAGATCGGCGTGCTGATGCGGCATCTGGAGGAGGCGGGGAGGCTGGACGACACGCTGATCGTGTTCACCTCGGATCACGGCGATTACCTGGGCGATCACTGGCTGGGCGAGAAGGAGCTCTTTCACGAGCAATCCGTGCGCATCCCGCTGATCGTGGTCGATCCTGACCCGCGCGCCGAAGCCACGCGCGGGCAGATCAATAGCGATCTGATCGAGGCGATCGATCTGGTGCCGACCTTCATCGAGGCGGCGGGCGGGGCCGTGCCGGACCATATCCTTGAGGGTCATTCCCTGCTGCCGCTGATCCATGGCGCGGGGAACTGGCCGCGCGAGGTGGCCGTGTCGGAATATGATTTCGCCTTCCGCGAGGCGCGGGTTTTGCTGGGCAGCGCGGTGCGCGACAGCCGGGCGGTCATGCTTTTCGACGGGCGCTGGAAGATGGTCCATGTCACCGGGCACCGCCCGATGCTGTTCGATCTGGAGAGCGATCCGCAGGAATTCACCGATCTGGGCGCCGATCCCGCCCATGCGGCCACACGCGACAGGCTGAGCGCCGCGCTGCTGCGCTGGACCGAGCGGCTGCGCAACCGCACCACGATGAGCGACGCGCGCGTCGAGGCCCTGACCGAGATCGAGATGGATGAGGGCATCTGGATCGGGTTCTACGACGAGGCCGATATGGCGCGCGGTAAAAAGGCGCCCAAGGGCCGGTCCTGA
- a CDS encoding universal stress protein — MKNATVLIAIGKDASGPHLAAKLETLRTRSMRAVILVLGDMPVFPYYGSGMPLYGASDVPIEWQQRVEAQKDALQAKADEVEALLQQHDVPGEVSAVICEPSRIAETIAQRAIFADIAMIGEDLRQTELVFREAVYGVLFQSPIGVLLNDREASVLDHAKRVFVAWNSHLSSARAVHLALPLLRKAEEVIIGTVDPVSADFAEGEDPGVDVATWLSHRGCKVSVQQYPSGGQSVADCLLDRARDAGADLIVMGSYGHSRTRQALFGGTTRSLVEQTKQPVFLAH, encoded by the coding sequence ATGAAAAACGCCACCGTCCTGATTGCGATCGGCAAGGACGCCTCCGGGCCCCATCTTGCCGCCAAACTCGAAACATTGCGCACGCGGTCGATGCGCGCCGTGATCCTCGTTCTGGGGGATATGCCGGTGTTTCCGTATTACGGGTCGGGCATGCCGCTTTATGGCGCGTCCGATGTGCCGATCGAATGGCAGCAAAGGGTCGAGGCGCAAAAAGATGCGCTTCAGGCCAAGGCGGACGAGGTCGAAGCACTTTTGCAGCAGCACGATGTTCCTGGCGAGGTGTCTGCCGTCATCTGCGAGCCGTCGCGCATCGCCGAGACCATCGCGCAGCGCGCGATATTCGCCGACATCGCGATGATCGGCGAGGATCTGCGCCAGACCGAGCTGGTGTTCCGCGAGGCCGTTTACGGCGTGCTCTTTCAGTCGCCAATCGGTGTGCTGCTGAACGACCGGGAGGCTAGCGTGCTTGACCATGCCAAGCGCGTTTTCGTTGCGTGGAATTCCCACCTGTCGTCAGCCCGCGCCGTGCATCTCGCCCTTCCGCTGCTACGCAAGGCCGAAGAGGTGATCATCGGGACAGTTGATCCCGTGAGCGCCGACTTCGCCGAAGGCGAAGACCCCGGTGTCGATGTCGCCACCTGGCTCAGTCATCGCGGGTGCAAAGTGTCAGTCCAGCAATATCCCAGCGGCGGCCAGAGCGTGGCAGATTGCCTGCTCGACCGGGCGCGAGACGCAGGCGCGGATCTGATCGTGATGGGGTCCTACGGGCATTCCAGAACGCGCCAGGCGCTTTTCGGCGGCACCACCCGCTCGCTGGTCGAGCAGACCAAACAGCCGGTTTTTCTGGCCCACTAA
- a CDS encoding phasin family protein has protein sequence MSGSQKADATQPPQTDLMKAMRDAGLKAMPNAAMPLFEAMSEMGSQMLTFTAERIRKDVETQHALLHAKTFAEIQHLQAQFFQQALEDYIAETSKLMEMSRTLAPKAPGDAQD, from the coding sequence ATGAGCGGGAGCCAAAAAGCGGACGCGACCCAGCCGCCCCAGACCGATCTGATGAAAGCCATGCGTGATGCAGGCTTGAAGGCCATGCCCAATGCCGCGATGCCACTGTTCGAAGCGATGTCCGAGATGGGAAGCCAAATGCTGACCTTCACAGCAGAGCGCATCCGAAAAGACGTCGAGACGCAGCACGCCCTGCTGCATGCCAAGACGTTCGCGGAGATCCAGCATCTTCAGGCCCAGTTCTTTCAGCAAGCCCTTGAGGACTACATCGCCGAGACCTCGAAATTGATGGAGATGAGCAGAACGCTGGCGCCGAAGGCGCCTGGCGACGCGCAGGACTGA
- a CDS encoding acetate/propionate family kinase, producing the protein MSGIILTLNAGSSSIKFAVFEAGDAPSAPLIRGSIAGIGSTPVFAARGTGGTALDGRPFAALDASSSHDAAISLLLPWLSEQTGDDPLVAIGHRVVHGGRELTGPMRITPPVLNEIERLIPLAPLHQPHNVAAIRAVARWQPDVPQIACFDTSFHATQDRLAQLFALPRALSDEGIIRYGFHGLSYDYIASALPSHLAPGKDRVIVAHLGNGASMCAMRGGKSRATSMGFTALDGLMMGRRCGTLDPGVVLYLMQEKGMSAGEVATLLYKQSGLLGVSQLTNDMAVLEASADARAREAIELFCYRAASSLAGLVPAIGGLDAIVFTAGIGENSALVRDLICARLDWLGVLLSPSENTAGAARISAPASRVDVLVIPTNEEAVVADACRAILNGANCTSID; encoded by the coding sequence ATGAGCGGGATCATCCTCACCCTTAACGCCGGATCGTCCAGCATCAAATTCGCGGTCTTTGAAGCGGGCGACGCGCCATCGGCCCCCCTGATCCGAGGCAGCATCGCCGGGATCGGCAGCACGCCCGTTTTTGCCGCGCGCGGCACTGGCGGCACGGCCCTGGACGGTCGTCCCTTCGCCGCGTTGGATGCAAGTTCAAGCCACGACGCCGCAATTTCGCTCTTGCTGCCATGGCTGTCGGAGCAGACCGGCGATGACCCGCTGGTGGCCATCGGCCACCGCGTTGTGCATGGCGGCAGGGAGTTGACCGGGCCCATGCGGATCACGCCCCCCGTGCTGAACGAGATCGAGCGCCTCATTCCCCTCGCACCGCTTCACCAGCCACACAACGTCGCGGCCATCCGTGCGGTGGCCAGATGGCAGCCCGATGTGCCGCAGATCGCGTGCTTTGACACCAGTTTTCACGCCACTCAGGACAGGCTGGCACAGCTTTTTGCCCTGCCCCGCGCCCTGTCGGACGAAGGCATCATCCGCTACGGCTTTCACGGGCTGTCGTACGACTATATCGCCAGCGCTCTGCCCTCGCATCTAGCGCCGGGCAAGGACCGGGTCATCGTTGCCCATCTGGGCAATGGAGCCAGCATGTGCGCGATGCGCGGCGGCAAAAGCCGCGCGACCAGTATGGGGTTCACCGCCCTCGACGGCCTGATGATGGGGCGGCGCTGCGGCACGCTCGATCCGGGCGTGGTTCTCTATCTCATGCAAGAAAAGGGTATGAGCGCCGGCGAGGTTGCCACCCTTCTCTACAAGCAGTCAGGCCTCTTGGGCGTGTCACAGCTGACCAATGACATGGCCGTGCTGGAGGCCAGCGCGGACGCGCGCGCGCGTGAGGCGATCGAGCTTTTCTGCTACCGCGCGGCCAGCAGCCTTGCCGGACTTGTCCCCGCAATCGGTGGGCTGGACGCAATTGTCTTTACGGCAGGCATCGGCGAGAATTCGGCGTTGGTGCGCGATCTCATTTGCGCCCGACTGGACTGGCTGGGCGTTTTGCTGAGCCCATCTGAAAACACCGCAGGCGCCGCCAGGATCAGCGCGCCAGCCTCACGCGTTGATGTTCTGGTCATCCCGACGAATGAAGAAGCGGTGGTGGCGGATGCCTGCCGAGCGATCCTGAATGGCGCAAATTGCACGTCCATAGATTGA